TTAAAACTCTCAAGTTGTCTCTATGTTCCATCTTTATCACATAAATCACTATTTATCAACCACGTCACAAAAGAATTTAGTTGTACTATCTTGATGCACCCTACTTTTTGTATCCTGAAGGATACCAGGTTGGAAGCGATCATTTGGTGTGGCACTGCATATCGGGGATTATACTATGTGGAGGAAGTGACTTATCATAGGAATATGAACAGAGAAGCTTGGCTTTGGCATAGAAGATTGGGACACCCATCTAGCGAttatttacatcttttatttccgAAATTATTTCCTTTAAATAAATTGTAAGTGTAGTTCCTGTCGGATAACTGCCGCTTTATCAGTTCcggtcaaccaaagcagaagtccaagtcaAAGATAATGAAGATTAACAGGAGTTTCGGATTATCAGGAGTTCCGAATTAGCAGAAGTTCCAGATTATCAGGCGTTCTTGACTACTTCTATTGTTCCGGGTTATCTGGTATTCCGGGGTAATGTTCCGGATTACTTAGtgtatgttgatgttctggaTTATGGTGTTGTATGTGTATCCCAGACAATGTGTTTTGTCTGGTTTTAGGccctagtctatatatatgtgtgataGGGCATATTAGGGCAACTCTTGAGAAATCTTTCTAGAGAGCCTCCTTGGTGAGCTCTATGTGTTCTAGAAAGAGATGggctatgtgttagtgagagaaagctagggtttagatcttagTGATCTAAACCAGATTGTAGAAGATGTATACTCGTTCGGTAATGTAAATATATGTTGATTGTAATGAATGGATGAGTTTGTTCTACATCTTCTTCTCTATCTTCTTTGTTTATGTTGTTTCACGTCATGAATCAAGTGCAACGTTGACATTCGTCATCGATCTAGTGCTTTCACATAAACCCTTCAGTTGTGAGacttgtgttttaggtaaaagcCATCtaaatacatataaatataaCACAAAAGTTGTTCACCTTTTTTACTTATTCATTTTGATGTTTGGGGGCCCGCAAAAGTTATTGGAGGTCAaaattttgttctttttattgATGATTGACTCGTATGACATggatttatttttaaaaacaaattaGAAGTTTTTGATAAATTTACTATATTTTATACCAAGATACAAACACAGTTTAAAAACAACATTTAAATTCTTCGATCTAATCATGAGAGGGGGGGGGTTGTAAATGATTCAATGAATTTTTTTTGTCAAAGCAAAGTGATTATTCACCAAACAACTTGTCCACATACTCCTGAACAAAACTGGGCTCTTGAAAGAAAAAACCGTATTCTCTTAGAAATAGCTCGAGCCTTTCTAATAGAATCTCAGGTCCTTAAGTCTTTTTGGCCAGAAGCTCTGGCTATAGCCACATATCTTATTAATAGGCTTCCTACCAAAGCCCTTGATCTTAAAACCCCCTTAGAAACTCTATCCGATTTCATGAAACTCCTACCCATCCTCATGCTGGAACCACGGGTATTTGGATGTTCCGTATTTGTCTATATACCCAACACGGATCGTGGGAAGGTCGGTCCATGTGCTGAAAAGTGCGTCTTTTTAGGGTATCGTATCAACCAAAAAGGATATCATTGTTATAGCCCCAAGAGACGTCATATGTATACCACCCTAGACTACGACTTCCTTGAAACAGAATTTTTCTACACCGCCTAACACAATGGTCATAGGGAGAAAGACATCGACCCCCTGAGTTAGCTAAAATGGACTCCATCTTCACAAGAAGCTATTCACAAAGCCCAATATAAGTCACGGACTTCTCAAGAACCCAACAGTGTCACAAACCAAGATTCCCCTGCCTTAGTACCTGAGGTAAGCAACTTTCAACAACATGAAGATGATCCTCAAACCTTTGAGGATTGTGTTTTCTCACAAACTCATGATTTTCACAATAATGATACCTATGATGATCCTCGAAGTTATTCACAAAGCCCAGTATGAGTCACGGACTTCTCAAGAACCCAATCTTTTCCTTTTTTGGTGTCCCCCAAATCAAGGCCATATAGGACCGTTGTCCTACAATCAAGGATAGCCCGCTTTTGTCTTTTATTGTGTTTCCAAATATGATCTGTTCGACCATCTCTATATCATATGTATTTGTCATAATGTAAAATAATAAACTATTCCAAATCAATAGAAGAAGTATTTCAATTCGCTTCTCTGTACATTGTATTGAAATAAACTACACCAAAACAATAGAAGAAGTATTTCAATTCTCTTCTCTGTACATTGTATTGAAAACATgtaacttttttttctttttcttctaaTTACCACAATAAATTTAGTTGATTTGAACAATTGATAAGTATGATCAATGATTCACAATTTTTTTAAAGTTATTTCATGAAAGCGAGTTTCCTAGGGAGCATCTCCCTAAGGTTGTTATTTTGTAATATAATTTAAAGTTCATCAATCCTTTTAATAAAGATttatttgaattaaaaaaaaaagatttacaaatgtataatattataaatataaattcttttcaatatttttaaactatatattattaaacTATGACCAGTTTTGCCTTGGAAACTCAAATAGATGGTTTTAAGGTGACAACCAACTAAGAgaaataaacaataaaaaatgaatATTTAAATATGAATAAAGATAAAGCTTCATATTGTTTATTTGTCAAGGAACAAATTGTATATTCTGgaaaaataaataaagtattaACTGGATGAAGTAAAGTAAAATAGTGGCACCACCTTATGAATATAGTAATGTTTGAAGCTTGCAAGTCACCTTTCCATTGCCAAATGGGTCAAATATTTAAATCAAGTGGCAAACTTAATCTATTATTAAATAAAATGTTGTaagaagtattatattgaacatATATAGAGTATTAgtttaactttttataatttaaaaaaattaagcaTTATCATTTTTCTTTTCATCGCATTCCGTTGAACAATTAAACATTTACACGACTATGGGTTGATTCATTTAGTTTATCATGAAATGAACctaatataaattttataaatctGTGTTTAGCCTAAATGGTTTAAGGTTGGCTGTGGTCGAATCGTAAACATGTTTAGCAAAAATTAAAGAGGGGCCAATTTGATGTTTTCGTGTTTTGAcacatttattttataattatttatttattttttttgaaaagtaaacttcATGAAAATAAGCTACCGACCCAAATAGGCAAGAAGCCAAACAGATAAAGGTGtctccgacccaaacgggcaaaagacaaacaaattacaacatatacaacgAATATTTACACCAATCATCCCATTCTAAGGTTCTAAAGGATGTTCTATTCTTTAACCACACAAAACCTCTAGATTTGACTTCCCCTAAAATCTCCTGGAACCCGCACTTACTGTGGTGAAAAACCGTCTCGTTCCTTCCTTTCCATATGCATCAGCATGTGATAATAATAAGGCCATGGATGATCTTTATAGCTTTCTTCCCCAACTGTAAAAAAATGTGCACTTCTATAATATCTTTGAATTTGAAAGCGAAGATCGGCGGAATGTTgcaccacacactaaaacccatCCATACCTTGTTTGCCATCTAACAAGCCGTAAAAATGTGATCAACCGACTCCTCGTAATCCTCGCAGAACAGGAACACATCTGAAGGAATATTCACATTTATTCTTTTGAGATTCTTCCTCGTCGCTAATCTATCCAGGTTCGCTCTCCAGGCCATAATGTTATATTTGAGGGGGACCTATTTGCACAAAATAAACTTTAGCAATTGAGACACCTCCATATCATCACACTTGAGATTTTTTACAGATTTGACTGAAAAATTGGCCGAATCCTCTCCCAACCATTTCCACGAGTCACTTTCACTAGACGTAACCAACAGCCCCACCAAGTCTTGGCAATCTTGCCATTCTTGTAACTCAGTTGCCGACTCCAGTGCTCTGACCCAGTTCCAGTTGTATACACGGCTCATCTGATTCTGAACAATCCTATCCGCCACCCTACAAGACTTATTCATCTCCAGATCGAAAAGGTGTAGCCATCTATCCAGCAATGGTTGATTACCCATCCACATGTCGACCCAAAATTGAATATCCACCCGTTCCCCACCTTGCCCTTTATATATCTTTTTAAACCCTTCCCATTTATAAGTTTTTAAATAGTATTTTTATGTCAAAACTTAAGTTGTCTGGATATCATATGACAAAGCTCGGAGTTAGAAGATATTTGGTTCTTGACATTTACTTCAGGTGCAATAATTTAAAATATATCAATGTTCTAGGTTTGATGCGTAAAATAACAAACTAACGGGTTGAAGTGTTGAACAAATTGTGTCCGTGTTAGCCCGCAAATAAGTGAGTCGTGTTCGGATATGTGTATCTTAAATGATTCGTGGGTTCTAATATCTAGATTTATGACAAGTTAGACCCTACCAACACGTAAACAAGACTTGTTTAACACCGTgtagtttaggtttttttttctttttttttttatgacaAATATTACTCACtcctaaattacactaaattaATCATAATTTACTCTTTGCTTGGGATTGAACCCAAAACCTTCTACTAAGAGAACCTCTACCAAGTGAGCTAGCTCCGTATTGACACCTAGTTTAGTTATAATACCGTGGAACTAtaaaaatttcaaattttgactatataatttaaaaaaaaaatctaatcaGGTTTGAACCATATAATTTTCTAGAAACACTTGTATACATTTTAAaaaaatctatatatattaaaaaatgggACAAAAGAATAACAAGAATTTAATGCAAATAAATTGCTTATCAACCTCCATTGATGGCAATAATATTTCAAATAATCTTATATAATTTCTCACAATGGGTCTCTGGGAGATGAGTTTCTTCAGACTTAGTGACGGATTGGATCATCAGCGTTGTCATCTGTGATCAAAAGCATGAGTTGCTTTTTGCCTGTGGGTGTACCCGAATGACCGAActtttaataaatttaaaaaaaaaaagtgattCACACCACTTATCTACAATTCAGTTCTAAAAATCTCTACCGGTAAAAAACATGAAAACCGAAATTGGGGGTTTCATAAATTCTCATAAATCCAAACTTTATCCGTTTACTTTTGTTCAATTCAgagttctagagagagaaacataAAGTTACAACAAGTGTTTTAACTTCAAACTGTTTGTGATTATCATTGGATGCACGTGGGATCCCCAAAGGCAAAGTTTCTTTCACTTTCAActtgtattaatttttttttttttttttttttttttttttttgtgtaatggGCCCCTGATTATTCCAAGTTACGacatcttgattaatattttaTGCAAGTTTATACCTTTAGTAAAACTGTAGCATCAAGATCAGAGTCAATTGCTTGTATGTATATGtaaatatgtgtgtgtgttgtcATTGTGTGTTTATGTGTGTAATATGGTtgagtttttttcttttttgtttgtttatataaATCACACTTGTGTTCATAACCATCTTATACTTTAATCTGTCTCTTCCTTCCTCTGCCCACATCCCCTTTGTTTCTTATTTGTAagcatctctctctctctctctctctctcctctttctctctctacatgAATTATGATGCTAATGTTTCAGTGCTTCTTCATGAATGTATGTGATCAAGATTATAGTTTTGAATTTACACTTAATTATGATCTGGGATTtgcttatttgtttatttttttatttatttttttactttgGTTACTAGTTATCATTCCTTTGAATTATTTATTTTGCTATGAAATTTAATATCTTTCTTGTGGTAATTCATGCAATCTAGAATCATTCTATTTTATTTTGAATATATTCAagggtttttatttatttattttttttttttttgaagaattgGGTTATGATTGTATGATTTGTATCCTAATCTTGAAATGCATTTCTTGATTACATTGCATATGTAAGAATTGGGTATTGTGTATTAATGATCTTTTTTGTCTAAAaagataattattttttaattatgttTAGACATTAGTGGAATTTAAGAAAGATGGCTCTTCTGGAATCAAACAAGAACAGAGGAGAGGTAAGAATTCATGAAAGTTTGGATGAACTCAGCACAGATTTGGCTGATTACATAGCCGAATTATCCGAGGCATCGGTTAAAGAACGCGGTTTTTTCGCCATTGCTTTATCTGGTGGTTCCATCATTACCTTGATGAGGTAACAAATGATATTTAAATTAATATAATCACCTGTTTATATGTCAAAATATACAACATGTGTTATATAGTTTTGAGTTGACAACAGGAATCTATGTGGAGCTCCTTATAACAAGACTGTTGATTGGTCCAAATGGTATATATTTTGGGCCGATGAACGCGTCGTTGCCAAGAATCATGCTGATAGCAACTATAAGCTTGCTAAAGATCATCTTTTGTCTAAGGTATTTAAGCTTTTTGCACATTCTTAATTACTGTTGATATCTTCATATGTTATATAAAGTTTGCAATATTTGATGGAATTTGCATAATCAAGTGGAGCCCTAATCTTGATTTTGCCTTATCCATTTCTTGATCATAAGATCTTAATCATATATCCAGCTATTACCTGCATTATCTCTTTGTTTGTTTAATGGATAATTGGATATTATAGTAGGACAaaaaagttcataactttttttttttaaatattcacTTGAGCCTACAATTTAAGTGCGTGTTCGTGTATATCGATTCGTTTTCAGTTTGACTTTTGGTATACGGTGTgtgtgtttggggggggggggggcaaccTTGATTATGTTTGACAGATGTGtcagttttgacccatttacttatgaACAGGATCTGGGTTATGTTTTACTTTTACCTCTACCCGTATGTCAAAAGATTTAGCTAAATGAGAAGTAGTTCAAACGGGTCGAAAGTCTGTATTTTTATACATAATCTCatagctttttttttttatttagaaaatatattattgttGAAAAAATGTAGTTTTTCTAGATCGGATTTAAGAAACTAATTATATATATGATTCGGGTCAAACTGACCCGTTTCGACACCTTTTGACACAAACCCGTCTTGACCTGCTACCGACCCATTTGCCCATATTGTGttttgtactaagtatgcaagtTGCTTTTGCAGTTGCCTATTGTTCCGAGTCATGTACATTCCATCAATGACTCTCTCACAGCCGAAGAAGCTGCTAACGAATACGAGTTTGTGATCAGACAACTCGTCAGGACCCGTGTGGTCAACGTGTCTGACGTCAGCGACTGTCCGAAGTTTGACTTGATCCTTCTAGGGATGGGACCGGATGGGCACGTGGCGTCATTGATCCCTGATCATCCGGTTCTCGAAGAAAAAAACGAGTGGGTGACATTCATCACCACTTCCCCTAAGCCACCCCCCGAAAGAATCACCTTCACCTTGCCCGTCATCAACTCTGCCGCCAATGTGGCGGTCGTGGCGACGGGTAGTGGGAAAGCAGAAGCTGTCCGGCTGGCTATAGACGATGTGGGACCCGAATGTGCGGTGTTGCCGGCTCGGATGATTGAACCAATTGTAGGGAAACTGGTGTGGTTTTTGGATCACCAGGCTGCTTCAAAGCTCAAAGGCTTTTCTCAATTTTCCAATTAGAGTTTAATGGAGGAATTTATTTTATAGTTGTTTGTTCCCTTTTTTTGGATAGTTTGATGTTTTGGGATTTTGGTTATCAAATGTTTTGAAGGGCCTAGTGGCAACATTGTGATTTAtcctttgtttgtttgtttttttattaaaagaggtggttaataagattaaTTTAGTGACTTAAAAGGACAAGATTTAAGTAATGGAGATGATTTTTCTAACATGCACTCATGTAGTCATGTGTATTATTATCTTATCCTTATCCATTTCATCAATAACCATTACAAGTTAGGTAAAAGTGGGCCACTAGTTTAACTAATTCAAAACAACACAAACCACTTGATAGGTGTGAATAATAGCACAACCAATTGATAGGTAtgatttttatatttaattaattcATCTActctatttttcttttttaacaacAATAAAATGTATTCATATAAAGGCTAGCGGGTGACTAGCAAAAACCCGAAACAACACGGCTTGAAAACTTAAAATAACCACAAGAAAACAAAAGTACATAAGCAATAATAAACAATCCAACTGAGAACACCTTAATTTCTAGAGAGCCCAAGAAAAAGACTTAACCGCCATTTCTTCTAGTCTCAACGAACGGTTAGCAACCTAGTTAAAAGCTTGGATGATAATATCTTCAAAACTCTTCTGATCTGAAACCTTCTTGTTGGAGAACTTCCATTCGTTCCCCGATATCCATATCAATATGCCAAAGAGTAGTAGCAAGGTGACCTTCCCAATCGGAAATGAACATGTAAACGATTAACGGTAACTTTAGACAAACTTATTAAAAGCAACCTTGTTATATCGTTGGTTGGACTTGTTGGTTTGGTCCACCTTTTCTGCTACAGATGTctacagatgtggtccgcagaaaCAAACACCTAACTGATACCAGGCCCATATGAATATGACCAACACAACCAAATGCGTCTAAAACACTAATTGATAGAAGGCCCATATCAAACGGAACATATCCTGTACAAAAGCCCATTGATAATATTCCAACAAAACTAGGCAAAGAGACAATTACAAAAAATACACCCCAAAACAGAAACACAGACTGACCCGACTAGAGGagtacattttttttttttttggtaaaaccGGTTCGGGCTGTAAAAAGAATTGGTTCAGTCAACTTTGGTCAAAACCGATTTAagtcgaaacgggttcgggtccAAACCGGTTTTAGTGATGGGAGTAGGAATCAATATacaaaatggcagttttggtcaaGTTGGAATCAGGTAGGGTCAAACCGGTTTCAGGTGTCGCATTGGTTCGTGTTAGGAACCGGCTTCGAAATCCAAACCAATTCTTTAAACATCTTTAGACCCGACCCGATTTAACTGGAAATTATCCCTTTTAACCCACTACACAATCCATCTCAGGCGCCCCTTGCGTCTTGCATGTACCAAGCTTGGAAGTTCCATTAGTTATAGTTAGGGGGTCCGTTCAGTCGTTCACATGTGATTCGTGTGTAAAGTCACAATCACGGTTCCATCTATAAATTGTTTACATTGTAGTTATTATTAGAGGGGACATTCACATGTGCTTCATCAGCCCTAtaaattttgtaaaataacaTATATGTCTAAAATATCATAAAGTTGTATTATTTGCAAAAATTGCCAAGTTAAAACTTGTCTCTTATACCTACCTAGAAAACCTAGTTTTAGCGACTTAGTTACGAAAATATccattatatttttattttgaaaaaatcaCGAATTCTTACTTTTAGCGACGTAGTTACGGAAATATCCGTTAAATTATTTTGAAAAAATCGTGAATTCTTAGATAAAAGTCTAGTGAAGACCCATCACCAAAAACTTATACCTTATCTCTAACTAAAAAAATGTCGAAAAGCTGGTCACTAAACTACTACACACGGCTGAATTCAGGGCTGAATTCCCAGGGATTACCAAACCCTTTGGTTGTTGGTAAATTAACACAATTATCTGGCCTATTGTTGGTGAGGCTGCCGTGGCCGACCTGAAACCGTCAACAACTCCTCGTCGTGTTCATCTCCATAGCCTCTTTGTGTGCAGTAGCTGAGAAGAATTTGAGAAGATAGGTAAAAAGAACGTGAAATCCCTAAAATATTCACGTACTGTTCACAAGAttgtatttttaatatataggataATGTATGTTCATAATGACGCGTAGTGGCGAGCACACATAGAATTATTTTCTGGGGGTGCGAATGAAGGGTTTAACCAAACTTTTAAAGGGTGCGATCAAGATTTTTatctataaaataaaaaaaaaagatttggggggggggggggggtgccgCCCACCCAACGCCTTGGGTCCACCCCTGATGACGTGTTGTCTTTAGATCTAACTGGAAACAACCTCTTTATTCCTATTCGGTAGATGTAAGGTTGTTTACATCTTACACTCCTCAGACATTAGTATACTACTTAGtcttgctattggtgggattcaTTGAGTATAATGATAATGACAACATTGATACAAAGCTTATGCAAGAGTTGACAAATTAATAGTTGGAGCAACTTGACAAATATAATTGACTTATAAAATGACCCAACTACAACAATATAACGTATTATATGTCCTACAAAATATCAACGATAACGGGGTAACTAGTCTAACGTAACATTTTGACTTTGATAGCTTGATTTATTTCGTTTGCTTTTCAAAAAATGCATGAATAATGGCtgttattaaaatattaattccCACATAATTTGAACTTATACTTTCAGTTTCAACTTTACAGAAATACTTGGTAATACTTCTTGAGTCTAGATCTTTTCTACATAAATAGGCACAAGTTACTAATTATTTGATAACTATTCTCTTTTTGGATTACGTGTTTACAAGCATTCATGACCGGTCCTGAAGGTGGACAGAGAGAACTATCGGTCAGTGTATGATATTTTGAAGGACacgttattttttaaaaaactctgatatgtatatgtaaaaataaataaattaatagggtatacccatacaaacaccaacataggcccacttacaaaactatttttatggtttaaatTAGTTATTAGCCCATATGCACTaagtttagacctttagtgagccaaatacccaatttcgttaaggcctaagagCACgtttttttcaagctcgaacatgGTACATAAATTCTCAGGGCCAGCCCTGCAAGCATTTCTCACGTGCATTGTAAAATTTTAATATTGTAATATACACACGTTAAATGCAATAAATTGGTCtacaaacgaaccaaacgttcagcgaacaatTAGTGAACCATCCGACGGGAatttcgtttgtgttcgtttgtttagttaaatgaacgaacatgaacagaaaccacgttcgttcatttatgttcgtgaacgtttggtaacatgttcgtttatgttcgataGTTCCCTAGTGCTTTTAGTTtaatttaaatacttcaaaattccgacaaataaaatatttaataagtgtcagtATACTATATATTACGTTCATGGACTATTGTTTGTGTTCATCTACGTTAGTTTTGTTCGTTGACTAAAATTAACATACGAAAACGAACACCTtcattttcttaacaaacgaacacaaatataAATTCTCGTTCTGTAAGcattcgtgaacacatatattactaggataggagttggccagaaagtctaaatttcctaaaaagtataaaaagtcataaaacaccataatgtcaaccataaaacacaccaaaaacccacaaataatatgatgaagattactaaaacatcatgtatgtgggttttgtgttgtgttttagatgttaaggctctgattgtggaatgacaaatattattgtgttttatgttgtttagcattgtgtgttttatattcatagttatacgatggtgtgtttgaagtttttatggactattagagtttgaatatggtgttttagtaatattcattctattatttgtgagttttaggtgtgttttatgcctgaaattattgtgttttatgactttttacactttttaggaaaaacacacttttcgTAGGATACCCTACAAAAAGTTGTGTCTCTTTATATCACACCTTTTACTAATACCCTTTGGGGCAGTGGgggatctaggattccgaccaagcgggaacgttttataaataggcggtaacgaaatcgaaaaaacggcaaattttttccaaaatttacactaaaaacgtcaaaaattttccgaccaaacggtagcggaggctaccccttggtCCTCTATATGTCCGCCCCTGCTTTGGGGTGCCTTAGAGTAAGTCAAAAGTTGTGTCTCTTTACATCACACCTTTTACTAATACCCTTTCCTTACTAAACATGTAACCCAAACCAACATGTCCCACACCTATTACTAATACGCTTGCCTTAATAAACATGTAACCCAAACCAACATGTCCCAATATACACGTTCTTTCCAAGACGTTGTGACGCTCGCATGACCCACCGTTAATTAAGGCTCCAACTGTCAATTAAGGCTCCATCTGTTAATTCAAAACGTTGTGACGCTCGCATGACGCACCGTTTAAAAGAATGTTTTTTAAATATACAATTGCCAACCGGAAAGTCATACTCTATTGGTGGCGACTTCAATGTTACGAACCGAACCGCCGTCCTTATGAAGAGGTGTGTTGATTACATCACAAAAGACTCGGGAAATTATATCACAACAGTTCATGACCGAACCGACGTTCtattgaaaagaaagttccgcAAACACCTTATGAAGAGGTGTGTTGATTGCATTATaacagtatatatatatatgtgataaTGTGTCGATGGTAACGAATACATAGTATTAACGAACGGTGTGAGTTATGTAGTCATGTCGGTTAGTTAGCGATGGTGGGCGATGTTGGTATTTGTGGTGTTACGATGTCACGACGGTTTGTGAACGGTATTGTTCGGTTGCTTTATATTTTTCAGAAGGGGAACAACGTATTGTTTGGGCATAGCGGTTACTTATTAATGGATACGATGAATCGCCGGAAACTATAAATGTGAAACGTTGGCTTAAAGGAAAGTGTCGATTTAAATGTAAAACGCAACCCTTTGTATtattaggggactaggggtggtttcactagtgatagaatttatcactcacaagcaccaatcaagtttcgccatgtcattgaccatttttccatcactcacaaccatttttagtgggggtggtcatcactcatcaccacacccaacaatttccccccaaccaacaattccaCTCACAAAAATAAACCATAACGCGTTGTCACCATCACGAAAATGATTAACGCGTGGAAGATTAACGCGTTGAAGGGAGAGCGGCGGCCGGGATTAACGCGTTATTCTTTTTTTCCGTTATACTATAACGCGTGGAAGAAGACCGCCCCGGGTCCCCTTATATTTATCCTTTACAATTTACAAATTAAACATTGAAATAAGCGCGAGATTTACAAAAGCACATCTGAATCGGTGTGTATTTTGAATGATTAGATTACTTTTGAATGAAGCCATGCGAGTGTGGTTGTACACCCCAAGTTACTATGTATCTTCAATTGCGTCAAC
The sequence above is drawn from the Helianthus annuus cultivar XRQ/B chromosome 12, HanXRQr2.0-SUNRISE, whole genome shotgun sequence genome and encodes:
- the LOC110894388 gene encoding probable 6-phosphogluconolactonase 1, producing the protein MALLESNKNRGEVRIHESLDELSTDLADYIAELSEASVKERGFFAIALSGGSIITLMRNLCGAPYNKTVDWSKWYIFWADERVVAKNHADSNYKLAKDHLLSKLPIVPSHVHSINDSLTAEEAANEYEFVIRQLVRTRVVNVSDVSDCPKFDLILLGMGPDGHVASLIPDHPVLEEKNEWVTFITTSPKPPPERITFTLPVINSAANVAVVATGSGKAEAVRLAIDDVGPECAVLPARMIEPIVGKLVWFLDHQAASKLKGFSQFSN